Proteins encoded by one window of Nocardioides euryhalodurans:
- a CDS encoding MFS transporter, whose amino-acid sequence MTTQARTAHDVAAVHRRTVVTLVVAQSIGAIGITIGVATASLLARDVSGSESQAGLAQTTQVLGAAVAAYWLARVMSRRGRRVGQVIGLLLGAAGAALAVVAGVIGSMALLLVGAGLLGFTSAANAAARYAATDLAPAGSRARSLSLVVWATTVGAVVGPNLSGPSGALAAWWGIPELTGPFAIAAIGMLLAAVVIAVFMRPDPLLLARASAGADETPPPGTSWGRAVAALRASPPLAAAVLGLASAHAVMVSVMIMTPLHMEHGGAELRVIGFVISGHVLGMFAFSPVMGWLADRWGRPAMLLTGAGIQLLALLLAGVSPEGSSWQIFGGLFLLGLGWSAATVAASATVADLAPLASRTDVQGVADMVMWLTAAGGGALSGLIVAGWGYPALNGFAAVLCGGVVLAGVVTAAATGDQDTPDKVEA is encoded by the coding sequence ATGACCACCCAGGCACGCACCGCGCACGACGTGGCGGCCGTCCACCGGCGGACCGTCGTCACCCTCGTCGTCGCCCAGTCGATCGGAGCGATCGGCATCACGATCGGGGTCGCGACGGCCTCGCTGCTGGCGCGCGACGTGTCGGGCTCGGAGAGCCAGGCGGGGCTCGCGCAGACCACCCAGGTGCTCGGCGCGGCGGTGGCCGCGTACTGGCTCGCCCGCGTGATGTCGCGGCGGGGCCGACGCGTCGGGCAGGTGATCGGGCTGCTGCTCGGTGCCGCCGGGGCCGCCCTCGCGGTGGTGGCGGGCGTGATCGGGTCGATGGCGCTGCTGCTGGTGGGCGCCGGTCTTCTCGGCTTCACCTCCGCGGCCAACGCCGCCGCCCGCTACGCCGCGACCGACCTCGCCCCGGCCGGCAGCCGGGCCCGCTCGCTGTCGCTGGTCGTGTGGGCCACCACCGTCGGCGCCGTCGTCGGCCCCAACCTGAGCGGGCCCAGCGGTGCGCTGGCCGCCTGGTGGGGGATCCCCGAGCTGACCGGGCCGTTCGCGATCGCCGCGATCGGCATGCTGCTCGCGGCCGTGGTGATCGCGGTCTTCATGCGCCCCGACCCGCTGCTCCTCGCGCGCGCCTCGGCGGGCGCGGACGAGACGCCGCCGCCGGGGACCTCGTGGGGACGGGCGGTGGCCGCCCTCCGCGCCAGTCCGCCCCTCGCCGCGGCGGTCCTCGGGCTGGCGAGCGCCCACGCCGTCATGGTGTCGGTGATGATCATGACGCCGCTCCACATGGAGCACGGCGGGGCCGAGCTGAGGGTGATCGGCTTCGTGATCTCGGGCCACGTGCTCGGCATGTTCGCGTTCTCGCCGGTGATGGGGTGGCTGGCCGACCGCTGGGGCCGGCCCGCGATGCTCCTGACCGGCGCCGGCATCCAGCTGCTCGCGCTGCTGCTGGCCGGCGTCTCGCCGGAGGGCTCGTCCTGGCAGATCTTCGGCGGCCTGTTCCTGCTCGGCCTCGGCTGGTCCGCGGCCACCGTGGCCGCCTCGGCGACGGTCGCCGACCTGGCCCCCCTGGCGTCGCGCACGGACGTGCAGGGCGTCGCCGACATGGTGATGTGGCTGACCGCGGCCGGAGGCGGCGCGCTCTCCGGGCTGATCGTCGCCGGATGGGGCTATCCCGCACTCAACGGCTTCGCCGCGGTGCTCTGCGGCGGCGTCGTCCTGGCCGGCGTGGTGACCGCGGCGGCGACCGGCGACCAGGACACGCCTGACAAGGTGGAGGCATGA
- a CDS encoding aminoglycoside phosphotransferase family protein: protein MTGTWELVGGDVTIVDDLVLRPARPWTATVHALLAHLCAEGLDCVPEPVGIRDGVEALTWVPGDAGPEAWRHHVDLDGLRSAAALLRRIHDATEGFVPPEGADWAFPPVPGATVVTHGDPGPWNFVWREGVAVALIDWDYASPAPAMDDVAYALETFAPFRPDEEAMESHGFVSPPDRAERARAFSEAYGLGGTAGLVDRVAGRQEVTVDRIAALAERGLEPWAAWVRAGYLDELRGRVRWTRGHRQLLE, encoded by the coding sequence ATGACCGGGACCTGGGAGCTCGTCGGCGGCGACGTGACCATCGTCGACGACCTCGTGCTGAGGCCCGCGCGACCCTGGACGGCCACCGTCCACGCCCTGCTCGCCCACCTGTGCGCCGAGGGCCTGGACTGCGTCCCCGAACCGGTCGGCATCCGCGACGGGGTGGAGGCGCTGACCTGGGTGCCCGGCGACGCGGGCCCCGAGGCCTGGCGCCACCACGTGGACCTCGACGGGCTGCGGTCGGCCGCCGCACTGCTGCGCCGCATCCACGACGCCACCGAGGGGTTCGTCCCGCCCGAGGGTGCCGACTGGGCGTTCCCGCCCGTGCCCGGCGCCACGGTCGTCACCCACGGCGACCCCGGGCCCTGGAACTTCGTCTGGCGGGAGGGCGTCGCCGTCGCCCTCATCGACTGGGACTACGCCTCACCCGCGCCCGCGATGGACGACGTGGCGTACGCCCTCGAGACCTTCGCTCCCTTCCGGCCCGACGAGGAGGCGATGGAGTCGCACGGGTTCGTCTCGCCCCCCGACCGCGCCGAGCGGGCCCGCGCGTTCTCCGAGGCGTACGGCCTCGGTGGCACCGCGGGGCTCGTCGACCGGGTGGCCGGCCGGCAGGAGGTCACGGTCGACCGGATCGCCGCGCTCGCCGAGCGCGGGCTGGAACCCTGGGCGGCCTGGGTGCGCGCGGGCTACCTCGACGAGCTGCGGGGTCGGGTGCGCTGGACGCGGGGGCACCGGCAGCTGCTGGAGTGA
- a CDS encoding ABC transporter permease — MATLTLGEAVGRQYDYWWTVYKRTWKASVVSSFVSPIFYVLAMGVLLGGFIAGDPDQLEGATSYLAFVVPGLVAAHAMQTAVSETTYPVMGMIKWQKIYDSMVATPLRIRDIVAAHLLFVLFRLATTCAVFMLALAPFGVFETWWGPLLAFLSQVLCGMAFASLVYGWSARLRSEAGFGVLFRLGIFPLFLFSGAFFPIANLGEAGAWAARLTPLWHGVNLSRMFCVDNVDWPLALVNTAVLVALLVVGWSWSVTGLTKRLVS, encoded by the coding sequence ATGGCGACCCTGACCCTCGGCGAGGCGGTCGGCCGCCAGTACGACTACTGGTGGACCGTCTACAAGCGCACCTGGAAGGCCAGCGTGGTCTCCAGCTTCGTGAGCCCGATCTTCTACGTCCTCGCGATGGGGGTGCTGCTCGGCGGGTTCATCGCGGGCGATCCCGACCAGCTCGAGGGCGCGACGAGCTACCTCGCGTTCGTCGTCCCGGGCCTGGTCGCCGCCCACGCCATGCAGACCGCCGTGAGCGAGACCACGTACCCCGTCATGGGCATGATCAAGTGGCAGAAGATCTACGACTCGATGGTCGCGACGCCACTGCGGATCCGCGACATCGTCGCGGCCCACCTGCTCTTCGTGCTGTTCCGCCTCGCGACGACCTGCGCGGTCTTCATGCTGGCGCTCGCGCCCTTCGGCGTCTTCGAGACCTGGTGGGGGCCGCTGCTGGCCTTCCTCTCGCAGGTGCTCTGCGGCATGGCCTTCGCCTCGCTCGTCTACGGCTGGAGCGCCAGGCTTCGCAGCGAGGCCGGCTTCGGTGTGCTCTTCCGGCTCGGCATCTTCCCGCTGTTCCTCTTCTCGGGAGCGTTCTTCCCGATCGCCAACCTGGGCGAGGCCGGTGCCTGGGCGGCGCGGCTGACGCCGCTGTGGCACGGCGTCAACCTCTCGCGGATGTTCTGCGTCGACAACGTCGACTGGCCGCTCGCCCTGGTCAACACGGCGGTGCTGGTCGCCCTGCTGGTGGTCGGGTGGTCCTGGTCGGTGACCGGCCTGACGAAGCGGCTGGTGAGCTGA
- a CDS encoding class I SAM-dependent methyltransferase translates to MGRGDRPRYDDPADPMFTPEVLDPTVDLLAELAGEGRALELAVGTGRVACPLLARGVPVAGIELSAPMVARLRRKAEEQVLPVTLGDMATTRVAGEFSLVYLVYNTIGNLRTQDEQVACFANAARHLAPRGRFVVEVGVPPLRRLPPGQVAVPFDVSEGHLGFDTFDLVGQQGTSHHYWPADDGTTRYGAHHYRYVWPEECDLMARLAGLELEARYADWDRSPFTADSERHVSVWRRP, encoded by the coding sequence GTGGGACGAGGAGACCGCCCACGCTACGACGACCCCGCGGACCCGATGTTCACGCCGGAGGTCCTCGACCCCACGGTGGACCTCCTGGCCGAGCTGGCAGGCGAGGGCCGCGCGCTCGAGCTCGCCGTCGGGACCGGCCGGGTCGCGTGTCCGCTGCTCGCCCGCGGTGTGCCCGTCGCCGGCATCGAGCTGTCGGCGCCGATGGTGGCCCGGCTCCGGCGCAAGGCGGAAGAGCAGGTGCTGCCGGTGACCCTGGGCGACATGGCGACCACCCGGGTCGCCGGCGAGTTCTCGCTCGTCTACCTCGTCTACAACACCATCGGCAACCTCCGCACCCAGGACGAGCAGGTGGCGTGCTTCGCCAACGCCGCACGCCACCTGGCGCCCAGGGGCCGGTTCGTGGTCGAGGTCGGGGTCCCGCCGCTGCGGCGGCTGCCGCCCGGACAGGTCGCGGTGCCGTTCGACGTCAGCGAGGGCCACCTCGGCTTCGACACCTTCGACCTGGTCGGCCAGCAGGGCACCTCCCACCACTACTGGCCCGCCGACGACGGCACCACCCGCTACGGCGCCCACCACTACCGCTACGTCTGGCCCGAGGAGTGCGACCTGATGGCCAGGCTCGCCGGCCTGGAGCTCGAGGCCCGGTACGCCGACTGGGACCGCTCGCCGTTCACCGCCGACAGCGAGCGCCACGTCTCGGTCTGGCGCAGGCCCTGA
- a CDS encoding DUF3046 domain-containing protein has product MRHTEFWARMEAALGPAYARTWATQHVIGALGGRTPTEALDDGWSPKEVWREVWQVLELPASQR; this is encoded by the coding sequence ATGAGGCACACCGAGTTCTGGGCCCGGATGGAGGCGGCGCTGGGCCCGGCGTACGCCCGGACCTGGGCCACCCAGCACGTCATCGGCGCCCTCGGCGGCCGGACGCCCACGGAGGCGCTCGACGACGGGTGGTCGCCCAAGGAGGTCTGGCGGGAGGTGTGGCAGGTGCTCGAGCTCCCCGCGTCCCAGCGATGA
- a CDS encoding ABC transporter permease, translating to MSTVTPLGPFQALQVLVLRNYITYRTEWKLFLTGFLEPVFYLFSIGIGVGQLVEGFEFNGEPISYAAFVAPGMLAVSAFNGALMDSTFNVFFKLKYDKLYDQMLATPLTTADIARGEITWGQLRGASYSAAFLLVMWAMGLIGSWWALLALPAALLIGFAFSAVCMALTTWMKSWQDFDKITLAQLPMFLFSATFFPLTVFPTWLQWVVEVTPLYRGVVLCRELTTGSITWASGVSVVYLVVMGLVGLAVVRRRLDSLLLT from the coding sequence ATGAGCACGGTCACGCCCCTCGGCCCGTTCCAGGCCCTCCAGGTGCTGGTGCTGCGCAACTACATCACCTACCGCACCGAGTGGAAGCTCTTCCTCACCGGCTTCCTCGAGCCGGTCTTCTACCTCTTCTCCATCGGCATCGGCGTCGGCCAGCTCGTCGAGGGCTTCGAGTTCAACGGCGAGCCGATCTCCTACGCCGCCTTCGTCGCGCCCGGCATGCTCGCGGTCTCGGCGTTCAACGGCGCGCTCATGGACTCCACCTTCAACGTCTTCTTCAAGCTGAAGTACGACAAGCTCTACGACCAGATGCTCGCCACCCCGCTCACCACCGCCGACATCGCCCGCGGCGAGATCACCTGGGGCCAGCTGCGTGGCGCGAGCTACTCCGCGGCCTTCCTGCTGGTGATGTGGGCGATGGGGCTGATCGGCTCCTGGTGGGCGCTGCTGGCGCTGCCCGCGGCGCTGCTGATCGGCTTCGCCTTCAGCGCGGTCTGCATGGCGCTGACGACCTGGATGAAGAGCTGGCAGGACTTCGACAAGATCACCCTCGCCCAGCTGCCGATGTTCCTCTTCTCGGCCACGTTCTTCCCGCTGACGGTGTTCCCGACCTGGCTGCAGTGGGTGGTGGAGGTGACCCCGCTCTACCGGGGTGTGGTGCTGTGCCGGGAGCTGACGACCGGCTCGATCACGTGGGCGAGCGGCGTCTCGGTCGTCTACCTCGTCGTGATGGGGCTGGTCGGCCTCGCCGTCGTGCGCCGCCGGCTCGACTCCCTGCTGCTGACGTGA
- a CDS encoding ABC transporter ATP-binding protein translates to MSETMISAVGLRKSFGEFEAVKGIDVDVRRGEAFGFLGPNGAGKSSTMRMIAAVSPVGGGELRILGMDPATDGPAIRGRLGVCPQEDTLDNELNVYDNLYIYGRYFGIDKATVRERTDELLTFVSLTEKAKSKVEDLSGGMKRRLTIARSLINQPDLLLLDEPTTGLDPQARHVLWDQLFRLKQAGVTLVITTHYMDEAEQLCDRLVVMDKGLIVAEGSPRELIDAHSTREVAELRFGVGEHEALAAKVEDLGDRVEVLPDRLLVYSHDGEEVIAKVHERGLQPAAVLVRRSTLEDVFLRLTGRTLVD, encoded by the coding sequence GTGAGCGAAACGATGATCTCGGCCGTCGGACTGCGCAAGTCGTTCGGGGAGTTCGAGGCGGTCAAGGGCATCGACGTCGACGTACGCCGGGGTGAGGCGTTCGGCTTCCTCGGCCCCAACGGCGCGGGCAAGTCCTCCACCATGCGGATGATCGCCGCGGTGAGCCCGGTCGGTGGGGGAGAGCTGCGGATCCTCGGCATGGACCCCGCCACCGACGGCCCCGCGATCCGCGGCCGGCTCGGCGTCTGCCCCCAGGAGGACACGCTCGACAACGAGCTCAACGTCTACGACAACCTCTACATCTACGGCCGCTACTTCGGCATCGACAAGGCGACCGTGCGCGAGCGCACCGACGAGCTGCTGACCTTCGTGTCGCTGACGGAGAAGGCCAAGTCGAAGGTCGAGGACCTCTCCGGTGGCATGAAGCGGCGGCTGACCATCGCCCGCAGCCTGATCAACCAGCCCGACCTGCTGCTGCTCGACGAGCCCACCACCGGCCTCGACCCACAGGCCCGTCACGTCCTCTGGGACCAGCTCTTCCGCCTCAAGCAGGCCGGGGTCACCCTCGTCATCACGACCCACTACATGGACGAGGCCGAGCAGCTCTGCGACAGGCTGGTCGTGATGGACAAGGGCCTGATCGTCGCGGAGGGCAGCCCGCGGGAGCTGATCGACGCCCACTCCACCCGCGAGGTCGCCGAGCTGCGGTTCGGCGTCGGCGAGCACGAGGCGCTCGCCGCCAAGGTCGAGGACCTCGGCGACCGGGTCGAGGTGCTGCCCGACCGGTTGCTCGTCTACAGCCACGACGGCGAGGAGGTCATCGCCAAGGTCCACGAGCGGGGGCTGCAGCCCGCCGCGGTGCTGGTGCGCCGCTCCACGCTCGAGGACGTCTTCCTCCGCCTCACCGGCCGGACCCTGGTCGACTGA
- a CDS encoding DUF805 domain-containing protein, with amino-acid sequence MSFPDAVQSSLRQYVIWRGRASRSEYWWFYLFTILVSIVTGILESALGTDSLSNLASLALLLPSLAVTVRRLHDSGRSAWWLLATVVPIVLAILLMFAGLIAVLGRSEAWVALFGLDIVLGLGALVTTVVLMCLPSTPGPNRYGPSPHDPQPGPYDTPQGHPPAPGHGYDYGYPPPYQDPNRPA; translated from the coding sequence ATGTCGTTCCCAGACGCAGTGCAGAGCTCGTTGAGGCAGTACGTCATCTGGCGCGGCCGCGCCAGCCGCTCGGAGTACTGGTGGTTCTACCTCTTCACGATCCTCGTCAGCATCGTGACCGGGATCCTCGAATCGGCCCTGGGGACGGACTCGCTCAGCAACCTGGCCTCCCTGGCGCTCCTCCTGCCGTCGCTGGCCGTCACGGTGCGACGGCTCCACGACTCCGGCAGGTCCGCGTGGTGGCTGCTGGCCACCGTCGTCCCGATCGTGCTGGCGATCCTCCTGATGTTCGCCGGCCTGATCGCCGTGCTCGGCCGCAGTGAGGCGTGGGTGGCCCTGTTCGGCCTGGACATCGTGCTCGGCCTCGGTGCCCTCGTCACGACCGTCGTGCTGATGTGCCTGCCCAGCACCCCCGGCCCCAACCGCTACGGACCCTCGCCGCACGACCCGCAGCCCGGGCCGTACGACACGCCTCAGGGCCACCCGCCCGCTCCCGGACACGGCTACGACTACGGCTACCCGCCGCCCTACCAGGACCCGAACCGCCCCGCCTGA
- a CDS encoding TfoX/Sxy family protein produces the protein MSYDLALADRVRDVLADEPGVTEKQMFGGLAFFVGGHMAVAASGQGGLLLRAEPARAEELLDGDVVTRFAMGGRSMAGWLHVTAPALETDNRLRDWVRVGLDVARSLPPK, from the coding sequence GTGAGCTACGACCTCGCCCTCGCGGACCGGGTGCGTGACGTGCTGGCCGACGAGCCCGGCGTCACGGAGAAGCAGATGTTCGGCGGCCTGGCGTTCTTCGTCGGCGGCCACATGGCCGTCGCCGCGAGCGGCCAGGGCGGCCTGCTGCTCCGCGCCGAACCGGCCCGGGCGGAGGAGCTGCTCGACGGTGACGTGGTGACCCGCTTCGCGATGGGTGGGCGGTCGATGGCGGGCTGGCTGCACGTCACCGCGCCGGCCCTCGAGACGGACAACCGGCTGCGCGACTGGGTACGGGTCGGCCTCGACGTCGCGCGCTCGCTGCCGCCGAAGTGA
- a CDS encoding DinB family protein translates to MTIEPDTKDWTWVLERRCPECGFDAPALDRADVPQAIRDNATLWEVVLHTEDAAVRPSSNVWSPLEYACHVRDVNRLFEQRLRLMLDHDAPAFENWDQDAAALAGDYGSQDPAAVAAEVVAAADAVATAYEQVGASQWERTGLRGDGAAFTVDTFARYHLHDLVHHAHDVSWVELP, encoded by the coding sequence ATGACGATCGAGCCCGACACCAAGGACTGGACCTGGGTCCTGGAGCGCAGGTGCCCCGAGTGCGGCTTCGACGCCCCGGCGCTGGACCGGGCCGACGTCCCGCAGGCGATCCGCGACAACGCGACCCTGTGGGAGGTCGTGCTCCACACCGAGGACGCCGCGGTCAGGCCCTCGAGCAACGTGTGGTCGCCGCTCGAGTACGCCTGCCACGTCCGCGACGTCAACCGGCTCTTCGAGCAGCGACTGCGGCTGATGCTCGACCACGACGCCCCGGCGTTCGAGAACTGGGACCAGGACGCAGCCGCGCTGGCCGGTGACTACGGCAGCCAGGACCCTGCGGCGGTCGCGGCCGAGGTGGTCGCCGCGGCCGACGCGGTCGCCACGGCGTACGAACAGGTCGGCGCGAGCCAGTGGGAGCGGACCGGGCTGCGCGGCGACGGGGCGGCGTTCACCGTCGACACCTTCGCCCGCTACCACCTGCACGACCTCGTGCACCACGCCCACGACGTCTCCTGGGTCGAGCTCCCGTAG
- a CDS encoding GNAT family N-acetyltransferase has translation MRFPDDVPTLTDGTVTLRAHAVPDLPRIVEQCRDPESIAWTTVPTPYDEQDARDWIGTVVPAGWEGDSTYCFAIEHDGCFAGSVDLRMKGGGEGELGFGLHPDARGDGLMRRALMLLLDWGFERHGLAVVQWRAFTGNWASRRTVWGLGFSFGPTVPQLLPHRGERRDAWTGWIGAADAREPVEPWLVPPVLEADGVRLRAWCETDGPGLVEAANDPTVRQWIPDSPLPREPGEVPGYLLRVHQAAATNARMAWCVADAESDAPLGNVALFEFEEDGDDLTAQVGYWSLPAGRGRGAMTTALRTATDWALRRRGDGGFGARRLYLLTSPRNLPSRALAERAGFTHVGTERGSGPLAGGGYEDSALYDRLRDAPEG, from the coding sequence GTGCGATTCCCCGACGACGTCCCCACCCTGACCGACGGCACCGTGACGCTGCGAGCCCACGCCGTGCCCGACCTGCCCCGGATCGTCGAGCAGTGCCGCGATCCCGAGTCGATCGCGTGGACGACCGTGCCCACGCCGTACGACGAGCAGGACGCCCGTGACTGGATCGGGACCGTGGTCCCGGCCGGCTGGGAGGGCGACTCGACGTACTGCTTCGCGATCGAGCACGACGGCTGCTTCGCCGGTTCGGTGGACCTGCGGATGAAGGGCGGGGGAGAGGGCGAGCTCGGCTTCGGGCTCCACCCGGACGCCCGCGGCGACGGGCTGATGCGGCGCGCGCTCATGCTGCTGCTGGACTGGGGTTTCGAGCGTCACGGTCTCGCCGTCGTGCAGTGGCGGGCGTTCACGGGCAACTGGGCCTCGCGCCGGACCGTGTGGGGGCTCGGGTTCTCCTTCGGCCCCACCGTCCCGCAGCTGCTGCCGCACCGCGGTGAGCGCCGCGACGCCTGGACGGGCTGGATCGGTGCCGCCGACGCACGTGAGCCGGTCGAGCCGTGGCTGGTGCCCCCGGTGCTCGAGGCGGACGGGGTGCGGCTGCGGGCGTGGTGCGAGACCGATGGGCCGGGCCTGGTCGAGGCGGCGAACGACCCGACCGTGCGGCAGTGGATCCCCGACTCCCCGTTGCCCCGGGAGCCCGGCGAGGTGCCCGGCTACCTGCTCCGGGTCCACCAGGCTGCCGCCACCAACGCGCGCATGGCGTGGTGCGTCGCCGATGCCGAGAGCGACGCACCCCTCGGCAACGTGGCGCTCTTCGAGTTCGAGGAGGACGGCGACGACCTCACCGCGCAGGTCGGCTACTGGTCGCTGCCGGCCGGGCGGGGACGCGGTGCGATGACCACGGCCTTGCGGACGGCGACCGACTGGGCGCTGCGTCGTCGCGGGGACGGCGGCTTCGGCGCCCGGCGGCTCTACCTGCTCACCTCGCCCCGCAACCTGCCGTCCCGGGCGCTGGCCGAGCGCGCCGGCTTCACCCACGTCGGGACCGAGCGGGGCTCCGGACCGCTCGCCGGCGGCGGGTACGAGGACAGCGCTCTCTACGACAGGCTGCGCGACGCTCCGGAGGGGTGA